From the genome of Vicia villosa cultivar HV-30 ecotype Madison, WI linkage group LG2, Vvil1.0, whole genome shotgun sequence, one region includes:
- the LOC131652459 gene encoding probable LRR receptor-like serine/threonine-protein kinase At1g06840 isoform X2, with product MVYEYMPNVTLRDHLSVTSKEPLTFITRLKIALGSAKGLMYLHNEVDPPIFHRDVKASNILLNSKLAAKVADFGLSWLAPVPDMEGIVPGHVSTVVKGTPGYLDPKYFLTHKLTDKSDVYSLGVVFLELLTRMHPISHGKNIVREVILSYQAGVIFSIIDERMGSVTILMWDVDAIMCISWSSCPELA from the exons atggtttatgaatATATGCCAAATGTCACACTAAGGGATCACCTTTCTG TTACATCAAAAGAACCTCTGACTTTTATCACGAGATTGAAAATCGCGCTAGGGTCAGCTAAAGGTCTCATGTATCTACACAATGAAGTTGATCCTCCCATATTTCATCGGGATGTCAAGGCCAGCAACATATTATTGAACTCAAAGCTCGCTGCAAAAGTGGCAGATTTTGGACTTTCATGGCTTGCCCCAGTTCCAGATATGGAAGGCATTGTTCCTGGTCATGTATCTACAGTGGTAAAAGGGACACCG GGTTACCTTGATCCGAAGTACTTCTTAACTCACAAGTTGACCGACAAGAGTGATGTTTACAGTCTCGGTGTTGTGTTTCTTGAACTTTTGACCCGAATGCATCCTATCTCACATGGCAAAAATATTGTTAGAGAG GTTATTCTTTCATACCAAGCTGGCGTAATATTTTCAATCATCGACGAGCGAATGGGGTCAGTAACAATACTGATGTGGGATGTTGATGCAATTATGTGCATTTCTTGGAGCAGTTGTCCCGAATTGGCTTAA